In Humulus lupulus chromosome 6, drHumLupu1.1, whole genome shotgun sequence, a single genomic region encodes these proteins:
- the LOC133781586 gene encoding receptor-like protein EIX2 codes for MTSLEVLDLSNTFYVSSSSIPTWLGDFKSLVYLNLAWNNYDSFEGEGGLVYIINNACSLKSLDLSDNTIGEVLDLHQINSTKCAKYNLESLNLAYNKMSGPLSSWLEELKSLRYLDLSRNIFHGPIPSSLGKFSNLEFLELSYNKLIGSIPESLGRLSSLRGILLSNNQLTGIIPQTIGKLSILEGLDLSYNNLNGVIPQTLGKLSLLSWLDLSRNQLNGSFPKSLWKLVSLTFLDISSNSLQGIISEDDFANLSRLKSLLIGSNNFSWYMNSNWIPPFSLDHINMASCKVVGSHEFPQWLQTQREATELNLSNANIVGTFPNWLHSMSKMVFLDLSMNQISGQLPKNVGPMPFLLTLNLGNNLINGSIPESLCELERLITLDLSRNKLSGILPHCWRESQIVKVINLSHNNLSGTIPCSMGKLLQLRRLHMNDNHLNGEPPLALRGCSEMMLLDLGDNNFSGPLPTWIGGDSFLNITILRLRNNMFSGSIPLSFCKLSVLKILDLANNNLRGKIPHCFGNLTGMIVERNYSSLIDERAPPGVEYGTGWGKKKVSQVMKGRDLEYTKILLLLDNLDLSSNKLVGIIPEELCVLSALRGLNLSHNHLSGNIPNNIEELKSLESLDLSNNKLFGEIPQSMSKLLSLNKLDLSYNNLSGKIPTGAQLQTLDDPNIYVGNNELCGTPLRKKCSGDDDRRKISPTTNAHEDDDDYKDSRIERIWFYSMVTLGYATGLWGVIGSLVFNRNWRHAFFRFTENSMDWILVTVEVKIGRLKKSIMKWTN; via the coding sequence ATGACTTCTCTTGAAGTACTTGATCTTTCAAATACCTTTTATGTTAGTAGTTCCTCAATTCCAACCTGGTTGGGTGATTTTAAGAGCCTTGTTTACCTTAATCTTGCATGGAATAATTATGATAGCTTTGAAGGAGAAGGTGGCTTGGTCTATATAATAAATAATGCTTGTTCGTTGAAGTCATTAGATTTGTCAGACAACACAATTGGAGAAGTGTTAGATCTTCATCAAATAAATTCAACCAAATGTGCCAAATATAATCTAGAGTcattaaacttagcatataacaaaATGAGTGGTCCTTTGTCTAGTTGGTTAGAAGAACTAAAATCCTTAAGATACCTTGATCTTTCCAGGAATATATTTCACGGTCCAATACCATCTTCACttggaaaattttcaaatttggAATTTTTAGAGCTATCATATAACAAGCTAATTGGGTCGATTCCTGAATCCTTGGGAAGATTGTCAAGTTTGAGAGGAATTCTTCTGTCAAATAATCAGTTGACTGGGATTATTCCACAAACAATTGGGAAATTGTCAATCTTAGAGGGGTTGGATCTTTCATATAACAATTTGAATGGGGTCATTCCACAAACACTGGGAAAATTGTCATTGTTGAGCTGGTTAGATCTTTCTAGAAATCAATTAAATGGAAGCTTTCCTAAATCACTTTGGAAATTAGTTTCCCTAACATTCTTGGATATATCATCAAATTCCTTGCAAGGTATTATATCTGAGGATGACTTTGCTAATCTTTCAAGGTTGAAAAGTTTGTTAATTGGTTCCAACAATTTCTCATGGTATATGAATTCAAATTGGATCCCTCCTTTTAGTCTTGATCACATCAACATGGCTTCTTGCAAAGTTGTAGGGTCTCATGAGTTCCCTCAATGGCTTCAAACACAAAGAGAGGCAACTGAATTGAATCTCTCAAATGCTAATATTGTTGGAACATTTCCAAATTGGCTTCATAGCATGTCAAAGATGGTCTTTTTGGATCTCTCTATGAACCAAATCAGTGGGCAGCTTCCAAAGAATGTTGGCCCCATGCCTTTTTTATTGACTCTAAATCTTGGCAACAACTTGATAAATGGTTCAATTCCAGAATCATTATGCGAACTAGAACGTTTGATCACTCTAGATCTCTCGAGAAACAAGCTTTCTGGGATATTGCCTCACTGTTGGAGAGAGAGCCAAATCGTGAAAGTCATCAATCTATCACACAACAACTTGTCAGGGACTATTCCATGCTCAATGGGGAAATTATTACAGTTGAGACGGTTGCATATGAACGATAATCATCTTAATGGGGAACCTCCTTTGGCTTTAAGGGGTTGCTCTGAAATGATGCTTCTTGATCTTGGTGATAATAACTTTTCTGGACCTCTACCAACTTGGATTGGAGGAGATAGCTTCCTAAACATAACAATTTTGAGGCTACGCAACAACATGTTTAGTGGAAGTATCCCTTTAAGCTTTTGCAAGCTCTCTGTGCTGAAAATTTTAGATCTTGCAAATAACAATTTGAGAGGAAAAATTCCTCATTGCTTTGGCAATCTCACTGGAATGATTGTTGAAAGAAATTATTCAAGTTTAATTGATGAAAGGGCTCCTCCCGGTGTTGAATATGGAACTGGATGGGGAAAAAAGAAGGTTTCGCAGGTGATGAAAGGAAGAGACTTAGAGTATACAAAAATACTTCTACTTCTTGATAATTTGGACCTCTCAAGCAATAAGTTAGTTGGGATAATTCCAGAAGAGCTATGTGTGCTATCTGCCTTGCGTGGTTTGAATTTGTCCCATAATCATTTGTCAGGCAATATTCCTAACAATATTGAAGAGTTGAAGTCCTTGGAGTCTCTTGACCTTTCAAACAACAAACTTTTTGGTGAAATTCCACAAAGCATGTCCAAATTGTTATCACTAAACAAGCTCGACTTGTCTTACAACAATCTGTCAGGCAAAATTCCAACAGGAGCTCAACTTCAAACGCTGGATGATCCAAATATCTATGTTGGCAACAATGAACTGTGTGGAACCCCATTGCGAAAGAAATGTTCTGGAGATGATGATCGGAGAAAAATTTCACCAACGACCAATGCCCACGAAGATGATGATGACTACAAAGATAGTAGGATCGAAAGAATATGGTTTTACTCTATGGTAACACTTGGATATGCAACTGGATTATGGGGAGTAATTGGGAGTCTGGTTTTCAATAGAAACTGGAGGCATGCTTTTTTTCGTTTCACTGAAAACTCCATGGATTGGATTCTTGTGACAGTAGAAGTGAAAATTGGGAGACTGAAGAAGAGCATCATGAAGTGGACCAACTAA
- the LOC133784644 gene encoding receptor-like protein EIX2 — MLNLHPNIVYGEEYNTIAPGFHPMGGEIGPSLVDLQHLRLQVLNLDIDNYGLMIDNNLEWLSHLSSLKIFKLSNTNFTKATNWFQSIKTAPSLSSLRLYNCLFPTIDVINKSSSNSLTKLDIVYNTIHPKTIPWLLNISSNLVSLTFWGNEVRGPLPNCFQNIRTLAHIDLSYNEFVGGIPKSLGSLCNLQELSLSENNFNTTLSDVLESLRGCAKDSLEILDLRSNQLKGSFPISKAFPVFLKELSLYDDQLEGPLLHLSKFSSLRLLDVSYNKLNGTLPDDIGKLHHLKILFLKWNSFTGTLTEAIGELQHLENLDVSSNAFTGLVTEVHFKRLSNLKRLSFLDNPLTLTFNSTWVPPFQLVDVLLGSCKLGPQFPAWLKTQKKLSLLDISNAQIYDKIPNWFSNQIFELKILNLSSNELYGPIPTYLSNVKTLFLSNNMLHSLRTFLCEPVHGSIEILHISNNMLNGSLLDCHLNLKNLTVLKLDNNNFFGEIPRSIGLLHGIQYLLLGHNNFFGNLPSSLQNCTQLKVLDVEDNNLEGNIPTWIGKRLTNLIFFRLKSNNLFGAIPSNLCHLQSVQIFDISMNNIGGHIPSCIKNFSSMIDKRDIFQVSNMQIHVNLDDNIGLNYEMDTFIMWKGVNRQFKEILRLINLINLSSNKLNGKIPEELTNLVELIELNISKNNLSGAIPANIGNLKKLQKGKIPIGTQLQSFDALMYIDNDGLCGRPLANSCLGDESPNYHQDHSSFVEDEEWFDMSGLHMGIGVGFVVGFAGICEIYYEKLIHQLVVSIKCHKVEVCISSSTNGYSSMKFINYNGSEILFFL; from the exons AGTACAATACTATTGCACCTGGGTTCCATCCAATGGGTGGTGAAATTGGTCCCTCCTTAGTTGATTTGCAACATTTGAG GTTACAAGTTCTCAATCTTGATATTGACAATTATGGTCTCATGATTGATAACAATCTTGAATGGCTTTCTCATCTCTCTTCCCTAAAAATCTTTAAACTGAGTAACACCAATTTCACCAAAGCCACAAATTGGTTTCAATCCATTAAAACTGCTCCCTCTTTGTCAAGTTTAAGATTATATAATTGTCTTTTTCCGACAATAGATGTCATCAACAAAAGCTCTTCAAATTCTCTCACAAAACTTGACATTGTATACAATACCATACATCCTAAGACAATTCCATGGTTGCTCAATATAAGTAGCAATCTCGTTAGTTTGACCTTTTGGGGAAATGAAGTAAGAGGTCCACTTCCaaattgttttcaaaacataAGAACTCTTGCACACATTGACCTGTCATACAATGAATTTGTTGGTGGAATACCAAAATCATTGGGAAGTCTTTGCAATCTTCAAGAGCTCTCTCTGTCAGAGAATAATTTCAATACAACACTTTCGGATGTTTTAGAAAGCCTTAGAGGTTGTGCTAAAGATTCTTTAGAAATATTGGATTTAAGATCAAACCAATTAAAAGGATCCTTTCCAATTTCGAAAGCATTTCCGGTCTTTCTAAAAGAATTAAGCCTTTATGATGATCAATTAGAAGGACCGTTGCTGCATCTTTCAAAATTTTCATCCCTAAGATTGTTGGATGTCTCTTACAATAAGCTTAATGGTACCTTACCGGATGATATTGGCAAGCTTCATCATCTTAAGATTTTGTTTCTCAAATGGAACTCTTTCACTGGTACTTTAACTGAAGCTATTGGTGAGCTCCAACATCTTGAGAATTTAGATGTCTCTTCAAACGCTTTCACGGGACTTGTCACTGAAGTTCACTTTAAAAGACTTTCCAACTTGAAAAGGCTTTCTTTTTTGGATAACCCCTTAACATTGACCTTCAACTCTACTTGGGTTCCACCATTTCAACTAGTTGATGTACTATTGGGGTCATGCAAGTTAGGTCCACAATTTCCTGCTTGgctcaaaacccaaaaaaaactCTCCTTACTTGACATTTCTAATGCTCAAATTTATGATAAGATTCCAAATTGGTTTTCTAATCAGATTTTTGAGTTGAAGATTCTAAATCTGTCTTCAAATGAATTATATGGTCCTATTCCAACTTATCTATCAAATGTGAAGACATTGTTTCTCTCTAATAATATGCTTCATAGTCTAAGGACTTTTCTTTGTGAACCAGTACATGGGTCAATAGAAATTCTTCACATTTCAAATAACATGTTGAATGGAAGCCTTCTCGATTGTCATTTGAATTTAAAGAATCTGACTGTTCTGAAATTAGATAACAACAATTTCTTTGGAGAAATTCCAAGATCAATCGGTTTGTTACATGGAATTCAATATTTGCTTTTGGGGCACAATAATTTCTTTGGAAATCTTCCTTCATCCTTACAAAATTGTACGCAACTTAAGGTTCTTGATGTCGAGGATAATAATCTTGAAGGAAATATACCAACTTGGATTGGGAAAAGACTAACAAATTTGATTTTCTTTCGACTAAAATCAAATAATCTTTTTGGAGCCATACCATCAAATCTATGCCATCTTCAATCTGTTCAAATATTTGACATTTCCATGAATAATATAGGTGGACATATTCCTTCATGCATAAAAAATTTCTCCTCGATGATAGATAAAAGAGACATTTTTCAAGTAAGTAACATGCAGATACATGTTAACTTAGATGATAATATTGGTCTAAACTATGAGATGGATACATTTATTATGTGGAAAGGAGTCAACCGCCAATTCAAAGAGATTCTGAGATTAATAAATCTAATTAATCTATCAAGTAATAAATTGAATGGAAAAATTCCCGAGGAGTTAACAAATCTTGTTGAATTGATTGAACTGAACATTTCGAAGAATAATTTGAGTGGAGCTATCCCAGCGAATATTGGGAACTTGAAGAAGTTACAGAAAG GAAAAATTCCTATTGGCACTCAACTACAAAGTTTTGATGCTTTGATGTACATCGATAATGATGGATTGTGTGGACGTCCACTGGCGAATTCATGTCTTGGCGATGAGTCACCAAATTATCATCAAGATCATTCAAGTTTTGTTGAAGATGAAGAATGGTTTGACATGTCAGGGCTTCATATGGGAATTGGAGTTGGATTTGTAGTCGGATTTGCTGGAATTTGTG AAATCTATTATGAAAAGCTTATTCATCAACTGGTGGTGTCTATCAAATGTCACAAGGTGGAGGTTTGCATTTCAAGTAGTACTAATGGATACTCCTCCATGAAGTTCATCAATTACAATGGCTCTGAAATTCTCTTCTTTTTGTAA
- the LOC133784645 gene encoding receptor-like protein EIX1, which translates to MDFSYSPFNRYNTLSPWPLLPDLQANEVSSSLLELQHLNYLDLSGNNFSSSRIPNFFGSMKNMKYLNLSFANFSGNISLQFGNLTSLQVLDLQGLFGVSNPTFQWASNLLSLQYLDMNWVNCWNASDLMQVLTNLPSLSHISLSDCRLNMVNFPWRSINSTFSASVRYLDLSMNFLGR; encoded by the coding sequence ATGGATTTCTCATATTCACCTTTCAACAGATATAATACACTTTCCCCATGGCCTTTGTTGCCTGACTTACAAGCTAATGAGGTGAGCTCTAGTTTGTTGGAGCTGCAACATCTCAACTACTTGGACCTCAGCGGAAACAACTTCAGTTCTAGTAGGATTCCCAACTTCTTTGGCTCAATGAAGAATATGAAGTATTTGAATCTGTCTTTTGCAAACTTTAGTGGAAATATTTCTCTTCAATTTGGAAATCTTACTAGCTTGCAAGTGCTTGATCTTCAAGGTCTTTTCGGTGTTAGTAATCCTACTTTCCAGTGGGCTTCAAATCTTTTGTCTCTCCAATACCTTGATATGAATTGGGTAAACTGTTGGAATGCATCAGATTTAATGCAGGTACTTACCAACCTTCCTTCTCTGTCACATATCAGCCTATCTGATTGTAGACTAAATATGGTCAATTTTCCTTGGCGTTCGATCAATTCCACATTCTCTGCCAGTGTTCGATACCTAGACCTTTCCATGAATTTTCTTGGAAGATAA